CCGAGGCGTGCCGTGTCGACCGAGGTACGCGGGGCTGGCGTAGTAGCCGGTGCGCAGCCGTCCCAGCCGGCGGGCCACGAGCGACGAGTCGGCGAGCGGGCCGGTGCGCAGCGCCAGGTCGTACTCCTCCGCGATGAGGTCCACGTGGGCCTCGGCGAGCGAGACCTCCACGCGCAGGAGCGGGTGGCGCAAGAGCAGCTCGGCGATGAGCGGCGTGAGCAGCTCGCCCAGCAGCGACAGGGTGGCGATGCGCAGCGTGCCCTGGGGCGTGGCGCGGGACTCTCCGAGCGCGCGGTTGGCCTCGCGGGCCTCGGAGACGATGCGCGCGCAGTGCGCGTGGTAGTCGCGCCCCACCTCGGTGAGGCGAAGCCCTCGCGTGTTGCGCTCCAGCAGCCGGACGCCCAGCCGCCCCTCCAGCGCGGACAGGCGCCGGCTCACGGTGGACTTGCGCAGGCCCAGCCGCTCGGCGCCGGCGGTGATGCCTCCCGCGGCGACGACCTCGACCAGCAGGAGCATGTCGTCCAACAAGGGAGGGCTGGGGGGCACGGGGGACAGCCTAACCGGGGGCGTGATGTCCGGCTGCTCCCTCTTCGCTCACCCGGGCGTCACTGAGGGGTGGGCACGAGGGGCGGACCCGGGGTAGATGCACGAGACGCTTCCCCACGGGTTCCCGCCATGACGCTCTCCCGCCCCATACCGCTGTGTGTCGCGCCGATGATGGATTGGACGGACCGGAACTGCCGGTACTTCCACCGGCAGATCAGCCGCCACACGCTGCTGTACACGGAGATGCTGACCACGGGCGCCGTCCTCCACGGGGACCGCGACCGCCTGCTGGGGTACGAGGCGGCGGAGCACCCGGTGGCCATCCAGCTGGGCGGCTCGGAGCCGGAAGCGCTGGCGGAGGCGGCGCGCATCGCCGAGTCCTGGGGCTACGACGAGGTGAACCTCAACGTGGGCTGCCCGAGCGACCGGGTGCAGTCCGGCCGCTTCGGCGCGTGCCTCATGGCGGAGCCGGAGTTGGTGGCGAGGCTGGTGGCGGCGATGCGCGCGGCGGTGCGCATCCCGGTGACGGTGAAGTCGCGCATCGCCATCGACGAGTTGGAGGAGTGGCCCACGCTGGAGCGCTTCGTGAAGCTCATCGCCGCGGAGGGCTGCACGCGCTTCATCGTCCACGCGCGCAAGGCGTGGCTCCAGGGGTTGAGCCCCAAGGAGAACCGCGACGTGCCGCCGCTGCGGTACGAGCTGGTGCACCGCCTCAAGGAGGAGCTGCCCCACCTGGACATCAGCATCAACGGCGGCATCAAGACGCTGGACGCCGCCGCCGAGCACCTGCGCAAGGTGGACGGAGTGATGATTGGCCGCGCCGTGTACGAGAACCCGTACCTCCTGGCGGAGGCGGACCGTCGCTTCTTCGGCTCGGACGAGCGCCCGCGCGAGCGGCACGAGGTGGTGGAGGCCATGCTGCCCTACATCGAGCGTTGCCGGCAGCGGGGCGCGCCGCTCAGCGCGGTGACGCGGCACATGCTCGGGCTGTTCCAGGGACTGCCGGGCGCGCGCGCGTGGCGCCGCCACCTGAGCGAGAACGCGCACAAGCCGGGGGCGGGCCCGGAGGTCGTCGTCGCCGCGCTGGCCAAGGTGCGCCGCGAGCCCGAGACCGTCGTCGCGGCTTGAGCCGGGGGGCGTCGCCTCGCTCTCGCCAAGTGGCGCCTCGCCGCTGGCCAAGGTGCGCCGCGAGCCCGAGACCGTCGTCGCGGCTTGACGCCAGGGCCGCCCGCCCCCGTCGTCCGGTGGGCGACGGAGGCGGAGTCCAGCACGCCAGCGCGTTCCCGCGAGGCCCGGGCACCTGAGGGTCCCCGGGCCTCGTCGGCGTGGCGTCTGGGCGCGCTCAGCCGATGACGAGCTCGCCGGGCAGCGGCTTCTTGCCGGCGTCCTGGAAGAGGCCGAAGTAGCTCTGCGCCAGCTTGTACTCGTTGTAGGCCGGCGAGCAGGCCATGTTGCGCACCGCCATCAGCGGGTCGTTCGGCTTGCCGTCGTAGTCGGTGAGCAGGACGTTGATGCCCATGTGCCCGCCGTTCTGCGCCTGGATGCCGGAGCGGCGCTGCATCTCCTGGATGTCGCTGGCGGTGAGGTTGAGCGTGATGGGGTCGTCGTTCTCGCGCGCGGCCTTCGCCTTGGCCGAATCGCCCGTGTACGAATAGACGAGCAGCTCGCGGGCGTTGTCATCCTTGGTGTCGAACTTCATGGCGAACTTCTCGGAGCCAGGGATGAGCTTGCCGTCCTTGCCGTACTTCTGCTCGATGGTGATGTCCGGGTGGTCGCCGCCGTAGGTGATGTCCGACGTCAGCGACTTGGTGCCGTCCGGGTGGTGGGTGATGAGGTAGTCGCCGGTGTTGGTGGTGCCGTCGGTGCCGATGCTGAAGGGCCCCACGTCGATGTCCACCTTGCCGCCGGTCGACTCGTAGTTGACCTTGTCGAAGCGCAGCGTGTTGGAGACGCCCGGGCCTTCCTTCTCCGGCATGCGGCCGTCCTTCGCGAAGGACTCGAAGGCCTTCTTGCCGTCCGGGTTGGCCAGGTCGAACTCGGCGGTGCGCAGCTTGTACTCCTTGAGCGTGTCCTCGCGGCCCATGCTCACGGAGACGGGGCCCACGCCCAGGCTCACCGTGCCGTTGTTCTCGATGAACTCCGTGGGGCCGCTGGTCATCTTCAGCTTGTCGCCATCGCGGCTGACCTCGATGGACATGCCCTTGCCCTGCTTCACGTCGCCCGCGAGGCCCAGCTCGACGGCGTGGTAGCTCAGGCCGACATCCAGGCCATAGCCGGCGAACTTGCTCTGCTCCATCTTGATGGAGGCGCCGTCCGGGATGGTCTCCGGGTTGAGCGGGTGGGGAGGAGGAATCTCGCCCTTCTTGAGCTTCTCGAAGTCGGCCTCCTTCATCTTCACCTCGTACTCCATCGACTTGCCGGCCTCGACGCTGCCGGTGATGGAGGCGCCCACCTTCGCCTTCTTGAACTCGACCGTGCCCTCGGCGGACACAGACGTCTCCGCGTTGAGCTTCACGGTGACGTAGCCGTCCTCCTTCTTGACGTCCTTCTCGAGCGAGTCGCTGAACTCGACGGAGACGGGGCCGGCCTGGCCGGGGATGGTCGTCTCGTGAGGCTCCACCGTCGCCGGGTTGGGCGCGCCGCCCACGTCCGCCGGGTAGTCCGCGACCATCATCTTCTGCAGCTCGGGCGACACGTTCGCCTCGGCCAGGGCCTGGGCGCGCTCGGGCGAGCCGGCCTTCGTGGAGAAGACCTTGGCGGCGGTGGTGCCGGGGATGGAGCCGGCCTCGGAGTAGTGCGGCTTCTCGTCGAGGTACGACTTCATGTCCTCGTAGGACTTGCCGCTGCTCGGGTCGAGCACGCGCTCGCCCTGGCGCACGACGACGTGGCCCGTCTGGCCCTCGGCGCCCTTGCGCGAGTCATTCAGGAACACCATCTCCGAGCGCGCCTGCAGCTCCGGCGAGCTCTTGTTCACGAAGTCCGCGGCCTTGTCGAGGCAGTTGACCTTGCCGTCCTTGCTGTCCTCCGTGAACAGCGACGACGCGGGGGCCTTGCCCTGGCCGTCCAGGTTCAACGTGTTCTTCGGCGCCTCCGCCTCGAAGGTGGAGACGTTGGAGTGCCCCGTCGGGCCCTGCTTCGAGGTGGGGGCCTCCTTCGCGCCAACCGGGGACTCCGCCTTGGCCGAAACCTTGGCGGCGGCCTCCGCCGCGGCCTTGGCGGCGGCCTCCGCGGCTCGACGGGCCGCCTCGGCCGCGCGCCTCGCGGCCTCCTCTGCCGCTCGACGGGCAGCCTCGGCCGCCCGACGCGCCATGTCCGCGAATCCACCGCCACCCACGCGTCCAGTTCCCATTGCGACTCCTCCCAGGACGGGCGTCTCCTCCGCCCGCGATAATCGATTCTCGATTCTCGGGAAACGGCGCCCCGGGTTGCGTCGCGGCGGGCGGGATTCCGCCGAGTCGTGCCTGGAGTGACGCGGGAGCGGACCTCGAGTGAAGGTCGAGGCCGGTCGTCAGCGTCGCGAGCGGGCGGGCGATGCGTCGCGGAAGCGCTGGACCTTGGTCCGGTTGCCGCACACGGCCATGGAGCACCAGCGCCCGGAGCGGTTCTTCGAGGTGTCGTAGAAGGCCGCCTGGCAGTCCCCGGCGGGGCACGCCTTCATGCGCGCCCAGTGCCCCTCGCGCTGGGTCGTCACCAGGGCGGCGAAGAGGGCGCCCAGGGCCTTCCAGCCGCCCTCGCCCACGGGACGCAGGTGGGCGGCGCCGTCGGGGGCGAAGGTGACGGCGAGGGGGCAGTCCGCGGCGCGGCGCTCCAGCGTGCGCAGCTCGGCGGCGGGCGGGGGTTCGCCGTGGTGGAACTGGAGGACGATGCGCAGGGCCTCGCGGACCTCGATGGCCGCGGCGAAGGCGTCCGGTGACACCGTCTCCGTCGGGCCCAGCAGCCCGCGCGCGCGGAGCCAGGTGGCGAGCGCGGCGGGGGAGGGCACGTCGTCGGTCAGCTTCTCCACGTCCAGCGTGTTGACGAAGTCCAGCAGCAGCACGACGTCTGGCGGGAGTCCGGGGCTTTGGGCGGAGGCCATGTCCGGGGCCTAGCGCGTCCTCGGCGCGGCGGCCAGCCCACCGAGCCCGTTGACGAGGGTGTCCACCAGCGCGTGGGCCGCGTGACGTTCGGGGTCGAGGCTGGGGTCGTAGATGGTGACGTCGATTCCCAGCGCCATGCCGGAGGCGACGAGGTGGGAGAGCAGCTCGGACAGCTCCTCCACGCGCAGCCCGTCGGGTTGGCGCGAGTCGACCGCGGGCATCACGTCGTCGTGCATGACGTCCGCGTCCAGGTGCATCCAGAAGCCTTGGACGCCGGATGCGCGGAAGCGCGCGAGGGCCCGCTCCGCGCCCGCGGCCATGCCCTCCTTGCGGAGCACGTCCAGGTCGAGCCAGGCCATGGCCGTGTCGCGCGCGTGTTCGGCGGCGACCTCGATGCCCCAGACGTCCGGGTCCCGGACTCCGAGGATGGCCACGTCCTCGTCACGCACGAGTGGGCGCAGTCCCTCCAGGTCGGAGAGCACGGAGGGGCCTCGGCCCGAGGAGAGCCACAGGTCCATGCCCGCGGTGCCACCCATAGGAGACGCCTCCGGCGGCCAGAAGTCGGTGTGCCCATCCATGAAGGCGAGCCCCGCCCGCGCGCCGGTGCGCCTGACGCCCAGCAGGCACCCGAGCAGGATGCTGCAATCGCCTCCCAGCACCACCGGGAAGCGTCCGGCCTGGAGCACCCGCTCCACCGCGTCTGCGAGCCGCTTCGCCACGTCCGCGATGGTGTGGGGGTTGAGGACCTTCGTCTCCGCGTCTCGCCGGGCCTCGTAGGGGCCGGGCGTCACGGTGTGCTCCAGGCGCGCGCCCAGCCGGCGACCGAGCCCGGCTTCCAGCAACGCCTCCGGGAGCAGGTCCACCCGAGGGATGCGCCCGTCCGGCCGACTCAGCCCCAGTCCGGAGGGCGCGGCGAGCAACGCGATGGGGAAGGGTCTTCCAGTCATGGTGTAACCCTCTTTCGATGTTCAGTGGTTTCGATGAGGGTAGGGGTCGGGAGGTCGGGATGCAACCACTGAAATCAGTTGGGTGGTTTCTTGCCCGGTGTCCTTCCTCGGAGTGCAGCCCCTGTCCTGGGAGTTCTCGGTCCAGACGCGGAGCTTCTGGAGGGGGCATGCATCCGAGGTCTCATCGTTCCCGAGCCGCCGTCACATTCTGGCGAGCACGGCCTGCACCTTGGGATGCGCGCTCCAGCCCTCGCGATGACGCGCGTTGCGTTTCTGCGCGGCCTTCTTCGCTTTGACGAGATCGCTCTTGCACTCGACCACATCGTTGGCGGCATCGAGGATGTAGTGAATCAAGGACGCATCGCTGATCCACAGCTCCGGCTGGTCGTCGAAGCGCGCGACGGGGTACTCGCCGTCTGCGTCGGCGACGCCCATGTAGAGGAAGAGCTCCTGGTCGCCGGGGCTCGCGAGCTCGATGCACGCGGGCAGGTCCGCCGCGTCGCTCCACACGGGCACGTCCTTCGGCAGCTTCGATAGCGCGCGCAGGCCGGTCGAGTCGTCGTGCCTTGCCGCGCTGCGCACGAGCTTCTCGACGTCGGCGGACGTGACGCCCTTCTTCGCGGCCTTCCACAGCGGCGCTAGCAGCGGCGTTGCATTCTCGAACAACGTGAAGTTCCGGTCGTAGCGCAGGATCGTCTTCGCGCTCTCGGGTAGCCCGACGCTCTCGCCGCCACCACGGCGCTTCGTCGCGAGGCGAATCCTGGCGATCTCCGCATCGGACAGCGGCTGCTTCTTGCTCGTGATGCGGAGGCTCTTGCGCAGCGCATCGGCGATCTCGGGAAACCGCGCATGGAAATCGGCGACCTTTTCGAGGACGATCTTGCCGTCATTCTCGCTGGCGCGCAGGCGTTCGAGTTCGCGCTTGCCGAGGCGTTGCGCGAGACGCGCACAGCGAAGCTTCGCGTAGGGGCGCACCGCCCACCGGCTGGCCTGGAGGCCCGCACGATAGAAGCGGTCCGCCGCCGCGAAGTCGCCACGCGCCTCGGCGAGGAAACCCTGGTTCACGTCGCTGCCGGTGTAGCAGGCGCGCGCGCGCTCCATGTCACCGAGCGCGAAGTACGCCGCCCCCGCATACAGCGCGTTGTCTCGCGGGACCTCGCCCCGCTTGATGCCCAGCCGCGCGAACACCTGTTTCGGCTGTCCCTCTCTCAGCGCGATGACCGCGAGGACACACGTCGCTTCCCTCTTCATGTCGGA
This sequence is a window from Myxococcus stipitatus. Protein-coding genes within it:
- a CDS encoding LysR family transcriptional regulator, with the translated sequence MLLLVEVVAAGGITAGAERLGLRKSTVSRRLSALEGRLGVRLLERNTRGLRLTEVGRDYHAHCARIVSEAREANRALGESRATPQGTLRIATLSLLGELLTPLIAELLLRHPLLRVEVSLAEAHVDLIAEEYDLALRTGPLADSSLVARRLGRLRTGYYASPAYLGRHGTPRTATELEGHACVVLAERGTDEVWFFAEGRAARSMPVAGRLRVPSVRAGQAAARAGLGLVRLPAALVVDDVRAGLLVPVLEAETPPGIPVFAVYPSGRNLPRKVRAFLDLLSERGTSLPWDCTPEPASPPRARAR
- the dusA gene encoding tRNA dihydrouridine(20/20a) synthase DusA, with product MTLSRPIPLCVAPMMDWTDRNCRYFHRQISRHTLLYTEMLTTGAVLHGDRDRLLGYEAAEHPVAIQLGGSEPEALAEAARIAESWGYDEVNLNVGCPSDRVQSGRFGACLMAEPELVARLVAAMRAAVRIPVTVKSRIAIDELEEWPTLERFVKLIAAEGCTRFIVHARKAWLQGLSPKENRDVPPLRYELVHRLKEELPHLDISINGGIKTLDAAAEHLRKVDGVMIGRAVYENPYLLAEADRRFFGSDERPRERHEVVEAMLPYIERCRQRGAPLSAVTRHMLGLFQGLPGARAWRRHLSENAHKPGAGPEVVVAALAKVRREPETVVAA
- a CDS encoding CGNR zinc finger domain-containing protein, with the protein product MASAQSPGLPPDVVLLLDFVNTLDVEKLTDDVPSPAALATWLRARGLLGPTETVSPDAFAAAIEVREALRIVLQFHHGEPPPAAELRTLERRAADCPLAVTFAPDGAAHLRPVGEGGWKALGALFAALVTTQREGHWARMKACPAGDCQAAFYDTSKNRSGRWCSMAVCGNRTKVQRFRDASPARSRR
- a CDS encoding arginase family protein, whose amino-acid sequence is MTGRPFPIALLAAPSGLGLSRPDGRIPRVDLLPEALLEAGLGRRLGARLEHTVTPGPYEARRDAETKVLNPHTIADVAKRLADAVERVLQAGRFPVVLGGDCSILLGCLLGVRRTGARAGLAFMDGHTDFWPPEASPMGGTAGMDLWLSSGRGPSVLSDLEGLRPLVRDEDVAILGVRDPDVWGIEVAAEHARDTAMAWLDLDVLRKEGMAAGAERALARFRASGVQGFWMHLDADVMHDDVMPAVDSRQPDGLRVEELSELLSHLVASGMALGIDVTIYDPSLDPERHAAHALVDTLVNGLGGLAAAPRTR
- a CDS encoding DUF5066 family protein, yielding MTKKAPTSLKRDDIKRKVAEYLELESPAKKLALLEWMAALEPAQRKHLRHPHGGGLLVPESQMSSTRLLLAASLFAKEDRKYWARHDPAASPWVPNTTLGDAMDPSQRAIEAATKTWQPKKDKGHPDYAEAKRMLEEIAADESSDMKREATCVLAVIALREGQPKQVFARLGIKRGEVPRDNALYAGAAYFALGDMERARACYTGSDVNQGFLAEARGDFAAADRFYRAGLQASRWAVRPYAKLRCARLAQRLGKRELERLRASENDGKIVLEKVADFHARFPEIADALRKSLRITSKKQPLSDAEIARIRLATKRRGGGESVGLPESAKTILRYDRNFTLFENATPLLAPLWKAAKKGVTSADVEKLVRSAARHDDSTGLRALSKLPKDVPVWSDAADLPACIELASPGDQELFLYMGVADADGEYPVARFDDQPELWISDASLIHYILDAANDVVECKSDLVKAKKAAQKRNARHREGWSAHPKVQAVLARM